A genome region from Blautia coccoides includes the following:
- a CDS encoding phosphatase PAP2 family protein: MNLVKKYKHTWIIPVYGIFYLAAFQYLEQRDIRPHIIHMKIDDYIPFCEYFIVPYLLWFAYIAVTVLYFSFFNDSKREFYQLIFTLGVGMTLFLVISYIYPNGQDLRPKLSGDSIFIELVRHLYKIDTPTNILPSIHVFNSVACCTAVFKNARAKRHPLLLGSTLLLTILIVMATVFLKQHTLVDVVAAFALNVFCYQMFYKAHPARQKQPAFVK; the protein is encoded by the coding sequence GTGAATCTGGTTAAAAAATACAAACATACCTGGATCATCCCAGTATACGGCATCTTTTATCTTGCGGCATTCCAATACCTGGAGCAGCGTGATATCCGGCCCCATATCATCCATATGAAGATTGATGACTATATCCCCTTCTGTGAATATTTCATCGTCCCGTATCTGTTGTGGTTCGCCTACATCGCAGTGACTGTTTTATACTTCTCATTTTTTAATGACAGCAAACGGGAATTTTACCAACTGATATTTACCCTGGGAGTGGGCATGACACTGTTCCTGGTGATCTCTTATATTTATCCTAACGGGCAGGACCTGCGTCCCAAGCTTTCGGGTGACAGTATCTTCATTGAACTGGTGAGGCATTTATACAAGATCGATACTCCAACTAATATACTGCCCAGTATCCATGTATTTAACTCCGTGGCCTGCTGCACAGCTGTTTTCAAAAACGCAAGAGCAAAAAGGCATCCCCTGCTGCTTGGCAGTACCCTGCTTCTGACCATTCTTATCGTGATGGCAACCGTATTCCTGAAGCAGCATACACTTGTGGATGTAGTTGCGGCATTTGCGCTGAATGTTTTCTGTTACCAGATGTTCTACAAGGCACATCCTGCACGGCAGAAACAGCCGGCTTTTGTAAAATAG
- the sfsA gene encoding DNA/RNA nuclease SfsA: MRYKNIREGRFLSRPNRFIARVEIDGQEEICHVKNTGRCRELLVPGASVFLEKSDKKERKTAYDLIAVKKGNRLINMDSQIPNRVVEEWLRKGSLFGEGAYIRPETKYGNSRFDLYLEQGERKIFMEVKGVTLEEDGIARFPDAPTERGIKHIKELCQCIKEGYEAYIMFVIQMKDVKHFEPNKKTHEEFAKVLLEAEEAGVHVLAYDCFVKPDAILLREPVEVKLI; encoded by the coding sequence ATGAGATATAAGAATATCAGGGAAGGGCGCTTTTTAAGCCGCCCTAACCGTTTTATTGCCCGTGTGGAGATTGACGGGCAGGAAGAAATCTGTCACGTAAAAAACACTGGAAGGTGCCGGGAATTGTTAGTTCCCGGCGCCTCTGTTTTTTTGGAGAAAAGTGACAAAAAAGAACGAAAAACAGCGTATGACCTGATCGCTGTAAAAAAGGGAAACCGTCTGATCAATATGGATTCCCAGATACCCAACCGGGTGGTGGAGGAGTGGCTGCGTAAAGGCAGCCTGTTCGGAGAGGGCGCCTACATCCGTCCTGAGACAAAATACGGAAATTCCCGTTTTGATCTGTATCTGGAACAGGGAGAACGGAAAATATTCATGGAAGTAAAAGGCGTGACACTGGAAGAAGACGGAATCGCCCGCTTTCCGGACGCGCCCACTGAACGGGGAATCAAGCATATAAAGGAGCTTTGCCAATGTATAAAAGAGGGCTATGAGGCGTATATTATGTTTGTTATCCAGATGAAGGACGTGAAACATTTTGAACCGAATAAAAAGACACATGAGGAGTTCGCAAAGGTGCTTTTGGAGGCAGAAGAAGCCGGAGTACATGTATTGGCCTATGACTGCTTTGTAAAGCCGGATGCCATCTTACTCAGGGAACCGGTGGAGGTAAAGCTGATATGA
- a CDS encoding GTP pyrophosphokinase — MKPEDMNIPPQEFDVRFPERFIKNTDYYNSLMMMYRCAIREIQTKLEVLDDEFSVKYNRNPISSIKTRIKKPMSIYSKLQKLGYEFTETNIREQLNDVAGIRVICSFIDDIYTVANLLAEQDDIKIIRIKDYILNPKPNGYRSYHMIVEIPVFFAEGKTPMRAEVQIRTIGMDFWASLEHQLRYKKELGSNKDHELISMELLECAHTITAVDNQMQNIKKMIGELN; from the coding sequence ATGAAACCGGAAGATATGAACATTCCTCCCCAGGAATTTGATGTGCGTTTTCCTGAGCGGTTTATAAAAAATACAGATTACTACAATTCTCTCATGATGATGTACCGCTGTGCCATTCGGGAGATACAGACCAAACTGGAGGTACTGGATGATGAATTCTCTGTAAAGTACAACCGCAATCCCATCTCCTCCATCAAGACCAGGATCAAAAAGCCCATGAGTATCTACAGCAAGCTTCAGAAGCTGGGCTATGAATTCACGGAGACCAATATCCGGGAACAGTTAAACGATGTGGCAGGGATCCGTGTCATCTGCTCCTTCATAGATGACATCTATACGGTTGCCAATCTTCTGGCTGAACAGGACGATATTAAGATCATCCGCATCAAGGATTATATCCTGAACCCTAAGCCCAATGGCTACCGAAGCTATCACATGATCGTAGAGATTCCTGTATTCTTCGCAGAGGGGAAAACTCCCATGCGTGCCGAAGTGCAGATACGGACCATAGGCATGGATTTCTGGGCCAGCCTGGAACACCAGCTCCGCTACAAAAAAGAGCTGGGCAGCAACAAAGACCATGAGCTTATCAGCATGGAACTTCTGGAATGTGCCCACACCATCACAGCGGTGGACAACCAGATGCAGAATATTAAAAAGATGATCGGGGAACTGAACTGA
- a CDS encoding glycerophosphodiester phosphodiesterase family protein: MKLLLITAAIILLVFLLYFYCIMPRFTRKSQTRAFMHRLFAHRGLFDPKEGIPENSLPAFERAVLCGYPIELDVQITKDEKIVVFHDYTLGRMCGIDLPLETKTYEELQRLSLQNTGEKIPLFSDVLKLVDGRVPLLIEIKLHSHHTYPCLLVDKLLQGYKGSYCIESFNSLALFWYRRNRPDVVRGQLSSNLTSPVAEGGYVLSFLVKHLLTNCIGRPDFIAYCYKDSRNLSFCLNRHLYKTPVFAWTLRTPEAYEKYKKRFDSVIFDSFLPRRQA; this comes from the coding sequence ATGAAATTACTGCTGATAACTGCTGCCATTATACTTCTCGTTTTTTTACTCTACTTCTATTGCATCATGCCGCGTTTTACAAGGAAATCCCAGACCCGCGCCTTTATGCACAGGCTTTTTGCGCACAGGGGGCTGTTTGACCCCAAAGAAGGCATACCGGAGAATTCCCTGCCGGCATTTGAGAGGGCCGTTCTCTGCGGATATCCCATTGAGCTGGATGTTCAGATCACCAAAGACGAGAAAATCGTAGTTTTCCACGACTATACCCTCGGCCGCATGTGCGGCATTGACCTCCCTCTGGAAACAAAAACCTATGAGGAGCTTCAGAGACTTTCCCTCCAGAATACAGGCGAGAAGATTCCTCTCTTTTCTGATGTACTGAAGCTTGTGGACGGACGTGTTCCTCTGCTGATCGAGATAAAACTTCACTCTCACCACACATATCCTTGCCTTCTTGTGGATAAACTGTTACAGGGGTATAAGGGCAGCTACTGCATAGAATCCTTTAATTCCCTGGCCCTTTTCTGGTACCGCCGCAATCGGCCGGATGTTGTGAGAGGACAGCTCTCCTCCAATCTCACAAGCCCTGTGGCTGAGGGTGGATATGTACTGAGCTTTCTGGTCAAACACCTGCTCACCAACTGTATCGGCCGTCCTGACTTCATTGCCTACTGCTATAAGGACAGCCGGAACCTGAGCTTCTGCCTGAACCGCCATCTGTACAAAACACCTGTGTTTGCCTGGACACTGCGCACACCGGAAGCCTACGAAAAATACAAAAAACGTTTTGACTCCGTTATTTTTGACAGTTTTCTTCCCCGCAGACAGGCATGA
- a CDS encoding MATE family efflux transporter: MKNLTQGNPTKLMLSFALPVCLGNLFQLFYSLADTRIVGSTLGESSLAAVGATTAISTLLIGFLQGLTNGFSIIVSQSFGADKKERLKKAAAGTFLLGFLTTIVLTAVSLLGLNGFLSLLQVPSHLLSEASGYIRIILMGMLITMLYNALAGIMRAVGDTVAPLLFLVCAALLNVGLDLLFILQFHMGVRGAALATVLAQSVSVVLSFVYMWKRYPVFRLKPADFRLSRTMIKVLYSSGLSMALMMSLVFFGTLALQCAINTFGTEIIVAHTAARKICEFYFLPISVMGVTMATFCGQNFGAGKFDRVKIGIRQALFITWAWTFVVIFLSYTAAPFLIHLVTGSSSPVVIENASKYLRINSLLYFVACGINILRNALQAIGDHITPVISSFIELAGKVLIALFLTPILQYMGIIIAEPIIWCLMILPLIFKFRRLCRTQNQRQRI; the protein is encoded by the coding sequence ATGAAGAATCTGACTCAGGGAAACCCAACCAAACTTATGCTCTCCTTTGCCCTGCCTGTGTGTCTCGGCAATCTGTTCCAGCTCTTTTACAGCCTGGCTGACACAAGGATCGTGGGAAGCACACTGGGGGAATCCTCTCTCGCCGCAGTCGGCGCCACCACAGCCATCAGCACTCTGCTCATCGGCTTTCTGCAGGGTCTGACCAACGGCTTTTCCATCATTGTTTCCCAGAGCTTCGGCGCTGACAAAAAAGAACGGCTGAAAAAAGCGGCTGCCGGAACCTTTCTTCTGGGCTTTCTCACCACAATAGTCCTCACCGCAGTCTCCCTTTTAGGGCTGAACGGATTTTTATCCCTGCTGCAGGTTCCCAGCCATCTTCTCTCGGAAGCATCAGGGTACATAAGGATCATACTTATGGGTATGCTCATCACCATGCTCTACAACGCGCTGGCGGGGATCATGCGGGCCGTAGGCGACACAGTGGCACCTCTTCTATTTCTGGTCTGCGCTGCCCTTCTGAACGTGGGGCTTGATCTGCTGTTCATCCTGCAGTTCCATATGGGGGTAAGAGGTGCTGCCCTGGCCACGGTTCTGGCCCAGAGTGTCTCGGTTGTACTGAGCTTTGTCTATATGTGGAAACGCTATCCGGTCTTTCGCTTAAAGCCTGCGGACTTCAGACTGAGCAGGACCATGATAAAGGTCCTTTACTCCTCCGGGCTGTCCATGGCTCTGATGATGTCCCTGGTATTTTTCGGTACCCTGGCTCTTCAGTGCGCTATCAATACCTTCGGCACGGAAATCATTGTGGCACATACAGCCGCCAGAAAAATCTGTGAATTTTATTTCCTGCCCATCTCCGTCATGGGTGTGACCATGGCTACCTTCTGCGGACAAAATTTCGGTGCCGGAAAATTCGACCGGGTAAAAATCGGTATCCGCCAGGCTCTTTTCATCACATGGGCATGGACCTTTGTTGTCATCTTCTTAAGCTACACAGCAGCCCCCTTCCTGATCCATCTGGTCACAGGAAGCAGCAGCCCGGTGGTCATAGAAAACGCCTCCAAATACCTGCGGATAAATTCCCTTCTGTATTTTGTCGCCTGCGGGATCAATATCCTCAGAAATGCCCTGCAGGCCATTGGGGATCACATCACTCCTGTCATATCCAGCTTCATAGAACTGGCGGGAAAAGTGCTGATCGCGCTGTTTTTAACACCTATCCTGCAGTACATGGGGATCATCATTGCGGAGCCCATCATCTGGTGTCTTATGATACTGCCCCTGATTTTTAAATTCCGCCGTCTGTGCAGGACACAAAATCAAAGACAGCGCATATAA
- a CDS encoding N-acetylmuramoyl-L-alanine amidase: MAYKIVIDAGHGGTDPGAVYKGRQEKDDNLRLALAVGRILSQNGVDVVYTRTTDVYQTPFEKARIGNDAGADWFISFHRNSSPQPNQYSGVESLVYDLSGQKVDMAENINGALGELGFNNLGVRARPGLVVLRRTRMPAVLVEVGFINNDKDNALFDERFDEIAQGIAYAILGTLEEEEVEKPPAGEPVLYRVQVGMFREKQYADNLLYELQDQGFPAYILNEDGFYKVQVGAYQYLANAVRMEQTLRRAGYSTWITT; encoded by the coding sequence TTGGCATATAAAATTGTAATAGACGCCGGGCACGGCGGAACGGATCCCGGCGCTGTCTATAAGGGCAGACAGGAGAAAGATGACAATCTCCGGCTGGCCCTGGCAGTAGGCCGGATTCTCTCCCAGAACGGGGTGGATGTGGTGTACACCCGCACCACCGATGTATATCAGACACCATTTGAGAAAGCCCGCATCGGAAACGACGCCGGAGCGGACTGGTTCATCTCCTTCCACCGCAACTCAAGCCCCCAGCCCAACCAGTATTCCGGTGTGGAATCCCTGGTCTATGACCTGTCGGGACAAAAGGTTGACATGGCGGAAAACATCAACGGAGCACTGGGAGAACTGGGCTTTAACAACCTGGGCGTGAGAGCAAGACCGGGCCTGGTAGTCCTTCGGCGCACACGGATGCCGGCGGTATTGGTTGAGGTTGGTTTTATCAACAACGACAAGGACAATGCCCTGTTTGACGAGAGATTCGATGAGATTGCCCAGGGCATTGCCTACGCGATCCTGGGAACACTGGAGGAGGAAGAGGTGGAGAAACCGCCTGCCGGGGAACCGGTGCTCTACCGGGTGCAGGTTGGCATGTTCCGTGAAAAACAGTATGCCGATAATCTGCTCTATGAACTGCAGGACCAGGGATTTCCGGCTTACATTTTAAACGAAGACGGCTTTTACAAAGTACAGGTAGGCGCTTATCAGTACCTGGCAAATGCCGTCAGGATGGAACAGACCCTGCGCCGGGCAGGATACAGTACCTGGATCACCACCTGA
- the mutY gene encoding A/G-specific adenine glycosylase has translation MKLEEITEPLLSWYEENKRDLPWRRDPSPYHVWVSEIMLQQTRVEAVKGYYERFLSALPGIEDLAACPENKLLKLWEGLGYYNRVKNMQKAAKEIVLKYNKEIPADYEKILALPGIGSYTAGAVSSIAFGLKKPAVDGNVLRVISRITENGDDILKQSVKKRVEQELEAVMPEDRPGAFNQSLMELGATVCIPNGMAKCSDCPVSHLCKARANGTVLEYPKKASKKKRRIEEKTVLLIQNGQEYAICRRPDQGLLAGLYEFPNVEGWLTEEEVIRAVEEWKLIPLHIRTAGEAKHIFSHVEWHMKGYVVKVASTEEKEAGNLLFINKKESKGKYAIPSAFSAYRKYIEED, from the coding sequence ATGAAACTGGAAGAGATAACAGAACCTCTGCTTTCCTGGTATGAGGAAAATAAGCGGGACCTGCCCTGGCGCAGAGACCCGTCTCCCTACCACGTGTGGGTTTCTGAAATCATGCTGCAGCAGACAAGAGTGGAGGCTGTAAAGGGATATTACGAGAGATTCCTTTCGGCGCTTCCCGGTATTGAAGATCTGGCCGCCTGCCCGGAAAATAAACTGTTGAAATTGTGGGAAGGTTTGGGCTATTATAATCGTGTGAAAAATATGCAGAAGGCGGCAAAAGAGATCGTTTTGAAATATAATAAAGAGATTCCGGCAGATTATGAGAAAATCCTGGCACTGCCCGGTATCGGAAGCTATACGGCAGGCGCTGTCTCCTCCATTGCATTTGGCCTGAAAAAGCCGGCAGTGGACGGCAATGTTCTGCGGGTGATATCCCGTATTACTGAAAATGGGGACGATATCTTAAAGCAGTCGGTAAAGAAGCGGGTGGAACAGGAATTGGAAGCAGTCATGCCAGAGGACAGGCCTGGGGCGTTTAACCAGAGTCTCATGGAGTTGGGTGCTACCGTCTGTATACCGAACGGTATGGCTAAGTGCAGCGACTGTCCGGTAAGCCATCTGTGTAAGGCCCGGGCCAATGGCACTGTCTTGGAATATCCGAAAAAAGCCTCCAAAAAGAAACGCAGAATTGAGGAGAAGACAGTCCTTCTCATACAGAACGGGCAGGAATATGCCATATGCAGGCGTCCCGATCAAGGACTTTTGGCCGGCCTGTATGAATTTCCCAATGTGGAAGGATGGCTGACCGAGGAGGAAGTGATCAGGGCAGTGGAGGAATGGAAACTCATACCCCTGCACATAAGAACTGCAGGCGAGGCAAAACATATTTTTTCACATGTAGAGTGGCATATGAAGGGATATGTGGTAAAGGTGGCCTCCACAGAAGAGAAGGAGGCAGGAAACCTGCTTTTTATCAATAAAAAAGAGTCGAAGGGAAAATACGCGATTCCCTCCGCTTTTTCCGCATACAGAAAATATATTGAGGAGGACTAA
- a CDS encoding HAD-IIA family hydrolase — MLTDKNGKNAEKLRDKKLYLLDMDGTIYNEDEIFEGTLDFLDEIERRGGQYIFITNNSSKSVNDYVEKVTKMGIRAGYENFYTSSQATAMYINENYPDQVVYCMGTRSLVNELREAGISVVTEVDDRASVVLIGFDTENTSEKIRNTCIMLGRNVVYLATNPDFVCPVSFGYIPDCGSMSIMLKNATGKEPFFIGKPEPIMVNCVLKKLGMKAEDAVIIGDRLYTDIKTGVKAGVDTICVLSGEATTQDIEEGDVKPTYVFDSVKEIYEGLTEA, encoded by the coding sequence ATGCTGACAGATAAGAACGGGAAAAATGCAGAGAAGCTGAGAGACAAGAAGCTGTATCTTCTGGATATGGACGGAACGATTTACAACGAGGATGAAATTTTTGAGGGAACACTTGATTTTTTGGATGAGATCGAGAGAAGAGGCGGACAGTATATCTTTATCACCAACAATTCCTCAAAGTCAGTGAATGACTATGTGGAGAAGGTGACAAAAATGGGCATTCGGGCCGGATATGAGAATTTCTATACATCCAGCCAGGCCACAGCCATGTATATCAATGAAAATTATCCGGATCAGGTAGTCTACTGCATGGGAACCCGTTCCCTGGTAAATGAGCTGCGCGAGGCCGGCATTTCGGTGGTCACAGAGGTGGATGACAGGGCCTCTGTTGTTCTCATTGGATTTGATACGGAGAACACTTCAGAGAAGATCAGAAATACCTGCATTATGCTGGGCAGAAATGTGGTTTATCTGGCTACAAATCCTGACTTTGTATGTCCGGTGAGCTTTGGATATATCCCTGACTGCGGCTCTATGAGCATAATGCTGAAAAATGCCACAGGAAAAGAACCATTTTTTATTGGTAAACCTGAGCCGATTATGGTAAACTGTGTATTAAAGAAGCTGGGCATGAAGGCAGAGGATGCTGTCATCATTGGTGACCGGCTTTACACAGATATCAAGACCGGAGTGAAAGCCGGGGTGGATACCATCTGTGTGCTTTCCGGTGAAGCGACTACACAGGACATAGAAGAAGGAGATGTAAAGCCAACCTATGTCTTTGACAGCGTAAAAGAGATTTATGAGGGACTGACAGAAGCATGA
- a CDS encoding DUF5685 family protein, translating into MFGYVTVDKPELKVKEFYQYKAYYCGLCRTLKEEYGFRGRMTLTYDMTFLVVLLTSLYESETREISSRCPVHPVKKIPMLQNEITQYGAKMNILLSFYHFADDWQDDKSMKGLTGVHLFKKKAKKICQEYQRQSKVIRKQLGRLSEYEKQQETDLDLVAGCFGELMAEIFVIREDVWEEYLRKFGFYLGKFIYIMDAYDDLEKDIKKGSYNPLKTLYESYEEDKEGYEREVYDILLMMMAEASGAFEKLPCIKESELLRNIIYSGVWSKYNKLKKERQEIKENHDQQSL; encoded by the coding sequence ATGTTTGGATATGTGACGGTGGACAAACCGGAGCTGAAAGTGAAAGAATTTTATCAGTACAAGGCATATTACTGCGGTCTTTGCAGGACACTCAAAGAGGAATACGGATTTCGGGGAAGAATGACCCTTACGTATGATATGACATTTCTGGTGGTGCTTCTTACATCTCTTTATGAGAGTGAGACCAGGGAGATCAGTTCCCGGTGCCCGGTGCACCCTGTGAAGAAGATCCCCATGCTCCAGAATGAGATCACACAGTACGGAGCCAAGATGAATATTCTGCTTTCCTTTTACCATTTTGCAGACGACTGGCAGGATGATAAGAGCATGAAAGGGCTGACTGGCGTTCATTTATTTAAGAAAAAAGCTAAAAAGATCTGTCAGGAGTACCAAAGACAGAGTAAAGTGATCAGAAAGCAGCTTGGCAGACTCTCAGAGTATGAAAAGCAGCAAGAGACGGACCTGGATCTGGTGGCCGGCTGTTTCGGAGAGCTGATGGCAGAAATTTTTGTTATCCGGGAGGATGTCTGGGAAGAATATTTGAGAAAATTCGGTTTCTATCTTGGGAAGTTCATATATATTATGGATGCCTATGATGACCTGGAAAAAGATATAAAAAAGGGCAGCTATAACCCGCTGAAAACTCTCTATGAATCGTATGAAGAGGATAAGGAAGGGTATGAGAGGGAAGTGTATGACATTCTTCTCATGATGATGGCTGAAGCCAGCGGTGCCTTTGAGAAGCTTCCCTGTATTAAGGAGTCTGAACTGCTCCGGAATATTATCTATTCAGGAGTCTGGTCAAAATATAATAAATTAAAAAAAGAAAGACAGGAGATAAAAGAGAACCATGATCAACAATCCTTATGA
- a CDS encoding glycosyltransferase family 2 protein translates to MKLLSVAVPCYNSQAYMEKCVDSLLEGGDQVEILIVDDGSSDDTAKIADDYAARYPGIVKAIHQENGGHGEAVNTGLKNATGIFFKVVDSDDWVNKEAYEAILTKLSEIVGGPQTLDMMISNFVYEKQGARRKKVMRYKKYLPQGKIFTWEEISKMPVGKYILMHSVIYRTGLLRECGLELPKHTFYVDNLFVYQPLPSVKTMYYMDVNFYRYFIGREDQSVHEDVMIRRIDQQLLVNRLMIDSVAGKRVSDKHLRQYLLRYLDIITAVSSIMLIRSGTEENLEKKKDLWKYLRNEDIHIYRKLRLGILGRSVNLPGWSGRNISVAIYKVVQKFYGFN, encoded by the coding sequence ATGAAATTATTGTCCGTAGCAGTTCCCTGCTATAATTCACAGGCATACATGGAAAAATGCGTGGATTCCCTGCTGGAAGGCGGGGATCAGGTAGAAATACTGATCGTGGATGACGGTTCCTCGGATGACACGGCAAAGATCGCAGACGATTATGCCGCCAGATATCCGGGCATTGTAAAGGCTATACATCAGGAGAACGGCGGCCATGGGGAGGCTGTGAACACAGGCCTTAAAAACGCCACCGGAATTTTTTTTAAAGTGGTGGACAGCGATGACTGGGTGAACAAAGAGGCTTATGAGGCGATCCTGACAAAGCTCTCAGAGATAGTGGGAGGGCCTCAGACCCTGGATATGATGATCAGCAATTTTGTCTATGAAAAGCAGGGCGCCAGACGGAAGAAAGTCATGCGCTATAAGAAATACCTTCCGCAGGGAAAAATTTTCACCTGGGAGGAGATCAGCAAGATGCCGGTGGGAAAATATATTCTGATGCATTCGGTGATCTACCGCACCGGACTGCTCAGAGAGTGCGGTCTGGAGCTGCCGAAACACACCTTTTACGTGGACAACCTGTTTGTCTATCAGCCGCTGCCTTCGGTGAAGACCATGTACTATATGGACGTGAATTTTTACCGATATTTTATCGGCAGGGAGGACCAGTCAGTGCATGAGGACGTGATGATACGCAGAATTGACCAGCAGCTTTTGGTGAACCGTCTCATGATCGATTCTGTGGCGGGAAAGAGGGTCAGTGACAAGCATCTGCGGCAGTATCTCCTCCGTTACCTGGACATTATCACCGCGGTTTCCTCTATTATGCTGATACGCTCCGGCACGGAGGAAAATTTGGAAAAGAAAAAGGATTTGTGGAAATATCTGAGAAATGAAGATATCCATATTTACAGGAAGCTCCGCCTGGGTATCCTAGGTAGAAGCGTGAATCTGCCGGGATGGAGCGGAAGAAATATTTCTGTGGCGATCTATAAAGTAGTGCAGAAATTCTATGGTTTCAATTAA
- a CDS encoding methylglyoxal synthase: MDNEFITFTIGKKKHIALIAHDNEKPKLIEWCKENYDILKNHSLYGTGTTARLIADKAGLRIKGYNSGPLGGDQQIGAKIVEGVIDFVVFFSDPLTAQPHDPDVKALMRIAQVYDIPMAINKATADFMIHSQFMSGEYDHEVINFKKNVEERADSM; the protein is encoded by the coding sequence ATGGACAATGAATTTATAACATTTACAATAGGGAAAAAGAAACATATCGCGCTGATCGCACATGACAATGAAAAGCCGAAACTGATAGAATGGTGCAAAGAGAATTATGATATACTGAAGAATCACAGTCTTTACGGAACCGGCACAACAGCCAGGCTGATCGCGGACAAAGCAGGCCTTCGCATCAAGGGATACAACAGCGGTCCTCTGGGCGGTGACCAGCAGATCGGAGCCAAGATCGTGGAAGGTGTCATTGACTTTGTAGTGTTCTTCTCAGATCCTCTGACCGCGCAGCCTCACGATCCGGATGTGAAGGCTCTTATGCGTATTGCGCAGGTCTATGATATCCCCATGGCCATCAATAAGGCCACTGCGGATTTCATGATCCACTCCCAGTTTATGAGCGGGGAATATGACCATGAAGTGATCAATTTTAAAAAGAATGTGGAAGAGCGGGCAGATTCCATGTGA
- a CDS encoding diacylglycerol/lipid kinase family protein: protein MYYFIINPRSRSGKGQEIWDNVKKRLDEEHLEYEAYFTQRHGHAAELAHQIAALSIPCTLVVVGGDGTVNEVVNGLVKTVYTHITLGYIPTGSGNDFARGLGLTKDTDKAVEQILSPACIEKMDIGIARSDGEKRCFLISAGIGFDASICHEALNSGLKDFLNRYHLGKLTYAAIALKQLFLYRPCRVDIRLDQKKILRFPRCFFVAGMNLKYEGGGCKFCPDADHTDGKIHICVAGKLSKLKIITMLPTAFIGKHTWFRGIQIEQGHVVEIISQRPLPVHCDGESFGFRNSLSLRTAREQISVITR from the coding sequence ATGTACTATTTTATCATCAATCCCCGCTCCCGTTCCGGCAAAGGACAGGAGATCTGGGACAATGTCAAAAAACGTCTGGATGAAGAACATCTGGAATATGAAGCCTATTTTACCCAGCGGCACGGACATGCTGCTGAACTGGCTCATCAGATTGCAGCCCTCTCCATTCCCTGCACATTGGTTGTTGTAGGCGGAGACGGCACAGTGAATGAGGTGGTCAACGGACTTGTGAAAACCGTGTACACCCATATTACCCTGGGATATATCCCCACAGGTTCCGGCAATGACTTTGCCAGAGGCCTTGGGCTTACCAAAGATACAGACAAAGCAGTGGAACAGATCCTGTCCCCCGCATGTATTGAGAAAATGGATATCGGAATTGCGCGGTCGGATGGGGAAAAGCGCTGTTTTCTCATCAGCGCCGGCATTGGCTTTGATGCCTCCATCTGTCACGAGGCTCTCAATTCCGGCCTCAAGGATTTTCTGAACCGATACCATCTGGGCAAGCTTACCTATGCGGCGATCGCTCTGAAACAATTGTTTCTCTACCGCCCCTGCCGCGTGGATATCCGCCTGGATCAAAAAAAGATATTGCGCTTCCCCCGCTGCTTTTTTGTAGCCGGCATGAATCTGAAGTATGAAGGAGGAGGCTGTAAATTTTGTCCGGACGCAGATCACACGGATGGAAAGATCCACATCTGTGTTGCCGGAAAGCTCTCCAAGCTGAAGATCATTACCATGCTGCCCACTGCTTTTATTGGGAAACACACGTGGTTCAGAGGCATACAGATAGAACAGGGGCATGTGGTGGAGATCATCAGCCAGCGTCCTCTCCCTGTACACTGCGACGGAGAGTCTTTTGGGTTTAGGAATTCCCTTTCCCTCAGAACCGCCCGGGAACAGATTTCTGTCATTACCAGATAG